One Sinobacterium norvegicum genomic window carries:
- a CDS encoding divergent polysaccharide deacetylase family protein — protein MTYLRSALLVLILLSHVTAADNSVATAATAQKTFKLVLIIDDLGNNYAQGQRAVELPGLATMAVLPHRPSSKRLARNAFEQGKEVILHAPMSNVHGNNLGAGALTLNMPEQQLLETLRDNIASIPHVVGVNNHMGSELTSDRQAMSLVMAELQTQQLYFVDSRTTIETVAAEQAELLGLPSMERQVFLDHVINTEAIANEFQRWLKLAEKNGVAVAIGHPHEATMSYLEQQLPTLAAAGFELVTPSQLLLSQQTGAEVFEERELASATELPAELPADKKKPQPILELYRSLLKLSSL, from the coding sequence ATGACTTATTTACGTTCTGCCCTGCTAGTCCTAATACTGCTTAGCCATGTTACTGCCGCCGATAATTCCGTGGCGACAGCTGCCACCGCCCAAAAGACCTTCAAACTGGTATTGATCATCGATGATCTTGGCAACAACTATGCCCAGGGTCAGCGCGCCGTCGAATTACCCGGCCTCGCTACCATGGCAGTTTTACCCCATCGCCCCAGCAGTAAACGACTTGCCCGCAATGCCTTTGAGCAGGGCAAAGAAGTCATTCTGCACGCGCCGATGAGTAATGTGCACGGTAATAATTTGGGGGCCGGTGCTCTGACGCTGAATATGCCCGAGCAACAGTTGCTAGAGACCCTGCGCGATAATATTGCGTCGATTCCGCACGTGGTCGGAGTCAATAATCATATGGGCAGCGAACTGACCTCTGACCGTCAAGCGATGTCGCTGGTCATGGCGGAATTACAGACGCAGCAGCTTTATTTCGTTGACAGTCGCACCACGATCGAGACCGTCGCCGCCGAGCAGGCTGAATTGCTGGGCTTGCCGAGCATGGAGCGACAGGTGTTTCTCGATCACGTGATCAATACCGAGGCCATTGCTAATGAGTTCCAACGCTGGCTCAAGTTGGCCGAGAAGAACGGCGTCGCCGTCGCCATCGGCCACCCCCACGAGGCCACGATGAGCTACCTAGAGCAGCAGCTTCCGACACTGGCCGCAGCCGGATTCGAGCTGGTGACACCGTCACAGCTTTTACTGTCGCAACAGACAGGGGCAGAGGTATTCGAAGAGCGTGAACTAGCGTCAGCGACTGAGTTACCGGCGGAGCTGCCGGCCGACAAGAAAAAGCCCCAGCCTATCCTGGAACTTTATCGGTCACTGCTAAAATTGAGCAGTTTATAG
- the grxC gene encoding glutaredoxin 3: MSKVVMYSSAFCPYCHRAKSILDSKGVNVEEIFVDRKPDIRQTMMDKSGRNTVPQIWIGDTHVGGSDDLWALDRNGDLDPMLAKLAG; the protein is encoded by the coding sequence ATGTCCAAAGTTGTAATGTACAGCAGCGCGTTTTGTCCGTATTGCCATCGAGCCAAGTCAATCCTCGACAGCAAAGGGGTCAACGTCGAAGAAATTTTTGTCGACCGCAAACCGGATATTCGTCAAACCATGATGGACAAAAGTGGCCGTAACACCGTGCCTCAAATCTGGATTGGCGACACCCATGTTGGTGGCTCAGACGATTTATGGGCGCTGGATCGCAATGGCGATCTAGACCCGATGTTAGCAAAGCTTGCCGGTTAA
- the yrfG gene encoding GMP/IMP nucleotidase codes for MVDWQAIDTVLLDMDGTLLDLHFDNHFWLQHLPKRYSELKAMPYDIAKDLLYGKIMDTKGSLDWYCLDYWQAELDVDIVGLKDEIADLIAPRPFVIEFLQALKAANKQVILVTNAHRAGLDLKMKKVDLRPWFDAMVASHDYREPKESAKFWQQLRQQFPFEPNKTLFIDDTENILASAEAFGIKHLLTLSQPDSKNPCRSDLRYPQFHHFDEIMPPVEGE; via the coding sequence ATGGTCGATTGGCAGGCGATAGACACGGTGCTATTGGATATGGATGGCACGTTGTTGGATTTACATTTCGACAATCATTTTTGGTTGCAGCATTTGCCCAAGCGCTATAGCGAGCTCAAAGCTATGCCCTACGATATTGCCAAGGACCTGCTGTATGGCAAAATCATGGATACCAAGGGTAGTTTGGACTGGTACTGCCTCGATTACTGGCAGGCCGAGCTCGATGTGGACATTGTCGGTTTAAAGGACGAGATAGCTGATTTAATCGCCCCCCGGCCTTTTGTCATCGAATTTTTGCAGGCATTAAAGGCAGCAAATAAACAGGTGATATTGGTCACCAATGCGCACAGAGCCGGCTTAGACTTAAAAATGAAAAAGGTCGATTTAAGGCCGTGGTTCGATGCCATGGTAGCCTCTCATGATTACCGCGAACCGAAGGAGTCGGCTAAGTTTTGGCAGCAGCTGCGGCAGCAGTTCCCGTTTGAACCCAATAAAACGCTGTTTATTGATGATACTGAAAACATTTTGGCCAGCGCAGAGGCGTTTGGCATTAAACATTTATTGACGCTGTCCCAGCCCGACAGCAAAAATCCCTGCCGGTCAGATCTGCGCTACCCCCAATTTCATCATTTCGATGAAATCATGCCGCCAGTAGAGGGAGAGTAA
- a CDS encoding murein hydrolase activator EnvC family protein, whose translation MKTGQWLIAILCLVFSAGMPFHAGADEVDDIKAEINKLQKLLKQTKGQRSELQHQLQQSETDISTIQKEIRTIQQGIKKENKNLDQLHSERQELQQSKAEQQQAVEQQLTQAYQNGRQQKLKLLLNQQDPTTVARLMIYYDYLSKANIAQIQQYNHTIARLDQIEPDMVASRDKLRRDHDKLSLQRQSLKKQQFSRRQTLTQIEKTIKDKDKELQREQIQLEQLLNTMQQNLADMKLPGDYTPFKKQAKSMPWPTKGQLLNGFGGKRNSAGLRWQGVNIAAREGADVQAIHRGRVVFSDWFKGLGMLVIVDHGDGYLSLYAHNQAIFPAPGDWVQRGEAIATVGNSGGQKTSSLYFEIRHNGKPQNPKKWCK comes from the coding sequence ATGAAAACAGGGCAATGGCTGATTGCCATATTATGCCTGGTGTTTAGTGCCGGTATGCCGTTCCATGCCGGCGCCGATGAAGTTGACGACATTAAAGCTGAAATCAACAAACTGCAAAAATTGCTCAAGCAAACCAAGGGCCAGCGCAGCGAGTTACAACATCAGCTTCAGCAATCCGAAACCGATATTAGCACCATCCAAAAAGAAATAAGAACAATCCAACAGGGTATTAAAAAGGAGAATAAAAACCTCGACCAACTGCACAGTGAACGTCAAGAATTGCAGCAGTCCAAGGCCGAGCAACAACAGGCCGTTGAACAACAGCTAACCCAAGCCTACCAAAACGGTAGGCAGCAAAAACTGAAACTGCTGCTTAACCAGCAGGACCCCACCACCGTTGCTCGGCTGATGATCTATTACGACTATCTCAGCAAAGCCAATATTGCCCAGATTCAACAGTACAACCACACCATTGCACGGCTCGACCAAATCGAGCCGGACATGGTCGCCAGCCGAGACAAGCTCAGACGCGACCACGACAAGCTCAGCCTCCAGCGACAAAGCCTCAAAAAACAACAGTTCAGCCGACGCCAAACCCTGACGCAAATCGAAAAAACAATTAAAGATAAAGACAAAGAGCTGCAGCGCGAACAAATCCAACTCGAACAATTACTTAACACCATGCAGCAAAACCTCGCCGACATGAAGCTACCCGGCGACTATACACCGTTCAAAAAACAAGCAAAATCAATGCCGTGGCCTACCAAAGGGCAGTTGCTCAACGGCTTTGGTGGCAAGCGTAACAGCGCCGGTTTGCGCTGGCAGGGGGTCAATATTGCCGCCCGAGAAGGCGCCGACGTGCAGGCGATACACCGAGGCCGTGTGGTGTTTTCCGACTGGTTTAAAGGTCTCGGCATGTTGGTTATTGTCGATCACGGTGATGGCTACCTCAGCCTCTACGCCCACAATCAGGCTATCTTTCCCGCCCCTGGCGACTGGGTTCAGCGAGGTGAAGCCATTGCCACCGTCGGTAATTCCGGCGGCCAAAAAACCTCTTCTCTTTACTTCGAAATCCGCCATAACGGCAAGCCCCAAAACCCTAAGAAATGGTGTAAATAG
- a CDS encoding RNA-binding S4 domain-containing protein yields the protein MPDKSKKIRLDKWLWAARFYKTRSLAKQAIEGGKVHFDGARCKVSKEVVVGSELAIRQGYDVKTVFVEQLSDQRRGFDVAKELYRETDDSIAKRAMNSEQRRQQNAGMVHTERRPNKRDRRLIHGFKDAMRQDQE from the coding sequence ATGCCTGATAAGAGTAAAAAAATTCGGCTCGACAAGTGGCTGTGGGCAGCCCGTTTTTATAAGACGCGTTCACTGGCCAAGCAGGCGATTGAGGGGGGCAAGGTGCATTTCGATGGCGCCCGTTGCAAGGTCAGCAAGGAGGTTGTTGTCGGCAGCGAACTGGCTATTCGCCAGGGCTACGATGTGAAGACGGTTTTTGTCGAGCAGCTATCGGATCAGCGTCGTGGTTTTGACGTAGCCAAGGAACTGTACCGCGAGACCGATGACAGCATTGCCAAGCGAGCGATGAACAGCGAGCAACGCCGCCAACAAAACGCCGGTATGGTGCATACAGAGCGGCGGCCTAACAAACGTGATCGGCGACTAATCCATGGCTTTAAAGACGCCATGCGGCAGGATCAGGAATAA
- a CDS encoding NAD(P)/FAD-dependent oxidoreductase, giving the protein MHRFDADVIIIGAGPSGAVAAALLCQQGFKVLVLERERFPRFSIGESLLPQTMVYLEQAGMLAAVDNAGFQFKNGAAFRYQTHYSDFDFSDKFSPGPDTTYQVQRADFDKILADSAAEQGADIRYQHEITAVDITADFAAVECKNSLGEEQRFFGQFILDASGFGRVLPRLLDLHQPSDFPVRQSVFTHIEDNISCADHDRHKILVTVHPEHRDVWLWLIPFGDGRCSLGVVATPEFLAQYQLEPKQLLQQIVSEDSSLAALLVDAQYDTEVRQITGYSANVKTLHGQRFALLGNAGEFLDPVFSSGVTIAVKSASMAASLLARQLRGEEVCWQQQFAQPLGEGVDVFRTFVSSWYSHELQDIIFYGPQNTEIKGMISSVLAGYAWDKNNPYVDKSERRVRVLAELCR; this is encoded by the coding sequence ATGCACCGTTTCGATGCCGATGTCATTATCATAGGGGCAGGCCCCTCGGGAGCTGTTGCCGCGGCGCTGCTTTGCCAGCAGGGTTTTAAGGTGTTAGTGCTGGAGCGAGAGCGGTTTCCGCGTTTCTCCATTGGCGAAAGTCTGCTACCCCAGACCATGGTCTATCTCGAGCAGGCCGGTATGCTGGCAGCGGTCGACAACGCCGGTTTTCAATTCAAGAACGGCGCCGCCTTCCGCTATCAGACGCATTACAGCGATTTTGATTTCAGCGACAAGTTCAGCCCGGGGCCGGACACGACGTATCAGGTGCAGCGAGCAGACTTCGACAAAATACTGGCCGACAGTGCCGCCGAACAGGGCGCCGATATTCGTTATCAGCATGAGATTACCGCCGTCGATATCACGGCAGACTTCGCTGCTGTTGAATGTAAAAACAGCCTTGGTGAGGAACAGAGGTTCTTCGGCCAGTTTATTCTCGATGCCAGCGGCTTTGGCCGCGTATTACCGCGTTTGCTCGATCTGCATCAGCCCTCGGACTTCCCCGTTAGGCAGTCGGTGTTTACCCATATTGAAGACAACATTAGCTGTGCCGACCACGACCGCCATAAAATTCTAGTGACGGTTCACCCCGAGCATCGGGATGTTTGGCTGTGGCTAATTCCCTTTGGTGATGGTCGTTGTTCACTGGGCGTGGTGGCGACGCCTGAGTTCTTGGCGCAATATCAACTGGAGCCGAAACAATTACTGCAGCAGATCGTCAGCGAAGATTCGAGCTTGGCGGCGCTGTTAGTCGATGCACAATACGATACCGAGGTTAGGCAAATTACCGGCTATTCCGCCAATGTGAAAACTCTGCATGGTCAACGCTTTGCGCTGTTGGGTAATGCCGGTGAATTCCTCGACCCCGTATTCTCATCCGGGGTTACCATTGCGGTGAAATCAGCCAGTATGGCGGCCTCATTATTAGCTCGGCAACTTCGGGGCGAAGAGGTTTGTTGGCAACAGCAGTTTGCCCAGCCACTGGGCGAGGGCGTCGATGTGTTTCGCACCTTTGTCAGTAGCTGGTACAGCCACGAGTTGCAGGATATTATTTTCTATGGGCCGCAGAACACAGAGATAAAGGGGATGATCAGCTCGGTATTGGCTGGCTACGCCTGGGATAAAAACAACCCCTATGTCGACAAGAGTGAACGCCGAGTCAGGGTGTTGGCAGAGTTATGCCGTTAG
- the secB gene encoding protein-export chaperone SecB — protein MAEENQAAANGPEGQQFALQRIFIKDLSFEAPQGSKAFTQQWRPQVNLDLNTRNSKLDDDNYEVVLTLTVTAKQEDETAFLVEVQQGGIFLCKGLEGEQLHQVLGSLCPSILFPYARETIDSLVVKGSFPPLMVAPVNFEALYQQALVKQDEQKPN, from the coding sequence ATGGCAGAAGAAAATCAAGCGGCAGCAAACGGTCCAGAAGGTCAGCAGTTCGCCCTACAGCGCATTTTCATCAAAGATTTATCATTTGAAGCTCCTCAGGGCTCAAAGGCGTTTACTCAGCAGTGGCGTCCACAGGTTAATCTTGACCTTAACACCCGCAACAGCAAGTTGGACGATGACAACTACGAGGTTGTTTTAACCCTGACCGTCACTGCCAAGCAAGAAGATGAAACTGCCTTCTTGGTAGAAGTACAACAGGGCGGCATCTTCCTGTGCAAGGGCTTGGAAGGCGAGCAGCTGCATCAGGTTCTTGGTAGCTTATGCCCAAGCATTCTGTTCCCGTATGCCCGTGAAACCATCGACAGCCTAGTGGTTAAGGGTTCTTTCCCTCCACTGATGGTTGCGCCGGTTAACTTCGAAGCGTTATACCAGCAAGCCCTGGTTAAGCAGGACGAACAGAAGCCAAACTAA
- the gpmI gene encoding 2,3-bisphosphoglycerate-independent phosphoglycerate mutase has product MTNSKKTPIALIILDGWGHREATDYNAIAHGNTPHWDKLIAERPHTLISASGEDVGLPEGQMGNSEVGHMSLGAGRIVYQNISKVDQAIKTGEFETNAVLVKSIDDAVAANKAVHLMGLLSPGGVHSHQRHIIAAIELAAKRGAKAVYLHAFLDGRDTPPRSAETSIAAIDDVFSTLGCGRIASIIGRYYAMDRDNRWDRVSQAYELLTEAKSEYSFASATEGLNAAYQRDENDEFVAATVIQTAGQPTATINDGDSVLFMNFRADRAREITRAFVDTDFDGFARNTVPAASFTTLTEYAASIKAPCAFPPVSLDNVLGDYLAKQGKTQLRIAETEKYAHVTFFFSGGQEELFEGEQRILINSPDVATYDLQPEMSAPEVTEKLVGAIEGGEFDVIICNYANGDMVGHTGVFEAAVKAAEAIDQSVKAVTDAIERVGGQCLITADHGNCEQMLDTVSGQKHTQHTTEHVPLVYVGPQDISLNSNGRLCDMAPTLLSLINVEQPSEMTGVSLAVKQ; this is encoded by the coding sequence ATGACAAACAGCAAGAAAACGCCGATTGCACTGATTATTCTCGATGGCTGGGGCCACCGTGAAGCCACTGACTACAACGCCATCGCCCACGGCAATACGCCGCACTGGGATAAGTTAATTGCCGAGCGACCACACACGCTGATCTCGGCTTCCGGCGAGGATGTCGGCTTGCCCGAGGGTCAAATGGGCAACTCCGAAGTAGGTCATATGAGCCTCGGTGCCGGCCGCATTGTCTATCAAAATATCAGCAAGGTTGACCAGGCAATCAAGACCGGTGAATTCGAAACAAACGCCGTGCTAGTCAAATCGATCGATGATGCCGTTGCCGCCAATAAGGCCGTTCACCTCATGGGGCTGCTATCTCCCGGTGGTGTCCACAGCCACCAGCGCCATATTATTGCCGCCATTGAATTGGCTGCCAAACGCGGTGCAAAAGCCGTCTATCTCCACGCCTTTCTCGACGGTCGCGACACACCGCCGCGCAGCGCCGAGACATCGATTGCCGCCATCGATGACGTCTTTAGCACCTTGGGCTGCGGCCGTATTGCCTCGATTATTGGCCGCTACTACGCCATGGATCGCGACAACCGTTGGGATCGCGTCAGTCAGGCCTACGAGCTGTTAACCGAGGCCAAGTCAGAATACAGCTTTGCCTCTGCCACCGAGGGCTTGAATGCCGCCTACCAACGTGATGAAAATGACGAATTCGTCGCCGCCACCGTCATCCAGACCGCCGGCCAGCCAACAGCAACCATTAACGATGGCGACAGCGTGCTGTTCATGAATTTTCGTGCCGACCGCGCCCGTGAGATTACCCGTGCCTTTGTCGACACCGACTTCGATGGCTTCGCACGTAATACCGTGCCTGCGGCCAGTTTCACCACACTGACCGAATATGCTGCCAGTATCAAAGCCCCCTGCGCCTTCCCGCCGGTATCACTCGACAATGTCCTCGGTGACTATCTTGCCAAGCAGGGTAAGACCCAACTGCGCATCGCCGAAACCGAAAAATACGCTCACGTCACCTTCTTCTTCAGCGGCGGCCAGGAAGAGCTGTTCGAAGGTGAGCAGCGCATTTTAATCAACTCGCCCGATGTCGCAACCTACGATTTGCAGCCTGAAATGAGTGCGCCCGAGGTCACCGAGAAACTGGTTGGCGCCATCGAAGGCGGCGAATTTGATGTCATTATTTGTAACTATGCCAACGGCGATATGGTCGGTCACACCGGTGTCTTCGAGGCAGCCGTCAAGGCCGCAGAGGCAATTGACCAGAGTGTTAAAGCCGTCACCGACGCCATCGAGCGAGTTGGGGGACAATGTTTGATCACTGCCGATCACGGTAACTGTGAGCAAATGCTCGATACGGTCAGCGGTCAAAAACATACCCAGCACACCACCGAACACGTGCCGCTGGTTTATGTTGGCCCGCAGGACATCAGTCTTAATAGCAATGGCCGCCTGTGCGATATGGCGCCAACCCTGTTATCGCTGATCAACGTCGAGCAGCCCAGTGAAATGACCGGCGTTTCTCTCGCCGTAAAACAATAA
- the hisF gene encoding imidazole glycerol phosphate synthase subunit HisF has protein sequence MSLAKRIIPCLDVDKGRVVKGVKFLDIRDAGDPVEIAKRYDQQGADEITFLDITASSEGRDTTVHTVEKMASEVFIPLTVGGGIRQCDDIRLMLNAGADKVAINTAAIFNPDFVKEAASRFGSQCIVVAIDAKQVSVAGETPRWEIFTHGGRKPTGIDAVEWGIKMAEYGAGEILLTSMDQDGMKNGFDLGVTRAISDAVNIPIIASGGVGNLQHLVDGVVEGKADAVLAASIFHFGEYTVPEAKAFMRAQGVDVRL, from the coding sequence ATGAGCTTAGCAAAGCGTATTATTCCCTGTTTAGATGTTGATAAGGGCCGTGTCGTCAAAGGCGTTAAGTTTTTGGATATCCGCGATGCCGGTGACCCTGTTGAAATTGCCAAACGCTATGATCAGCAAGGTGCTGATGAGATTACCTTTCTCGATATTACCGCCAGCTCCGAGGGCCGGGATACCACGGTACATACAGTCGAGAAGATGGCCAGTGAGGTGTTTATCCCACTGACTGTTGGTGGCGGGATTCGTCAATGTGATGATATTCGATTAATGCTTAATGCTGGTGCCGATAAGGTCGCCATCAACACCGCCGCTATCTTCAACCCGGATTTTGTCAAGGAAGCGGCCAGTCGTTTTGGCTCTCAGTGTATTGTCGTCGCCATCGACGCCAAGCAGGTTTCTGTTGCCGGTGAGACGCCACGCTGGGAGATATTTACCCACGGAGGCCGTAAGCCGACCGGTATTGATGCGGTTGAGTGGGGCATTAAGATGGCCGAATACGGCGCCGGAGAAATCTTGCTGACCAGTATGGATCAAGATGGTATGAAGAATGGCTTCGACCTCGGTGTGACCCGCGCTATCAGTGATGCGGTTAATATCCCCATCATCGCGTCCGGTGGTGTTGGCAACCTGCAGCACCTGGTTGACGGTGTGGTCGAAGGTAAGGCTGATGCGGTACTGGCGGCCAGTATTTTTCATTTTGGTGAATATACCGTGCCCGAGGCAAAGGCATTTATGCGTGCCCAGGGTGTCGACGTCCGGCTATAA
- a CDS encoding rhodanese-like domain-containing protein — MVDITTLLVVARLCIMPPRIQYTYHLLTLIGITAMALFFEFFGQQWILVTAFLVLATLLMMYEARKAGPTITPQQLSHMMNKQDGVVVDIRDSKEFGAGHIVDSVNIPANKLNDRMVELEKHKTVPIIVVDKQGTASSAPGKALKAAGYQQVYRLTGGMLEWKGQNLPLVKA, encoded by the coding sequence GTGGTGGATATTACCACTTTGTTGGTGGTGGCAAGGCTGTGTATAATGCCGCCTCGAATACAATATACGTATCATTTACTGACACTCATCGGGATAACCGCAATGGCATTGTTTTTTGAATTTTTTGGACAGCAGTGGATACTGGTCACGGCATTTTTAGTCTTGGCAACCCTGTTAATGATGTATGAAGCACGCAAGGCTGGGCCGACGATTACACCGCAGCAATTGTCTCATATGATGAACAAACAGGACGGTGTGGTGGTGGATATCCGCGATAGCAAAGAATTTGGCGCTGGCCATATAGTTGATTCCGTTAACATTCCTGCAAATAAATTAAATGATCGCATGGTGGAGTTGGAAAAACACAAAACCGTCCCCATTATTGTTGTAGACAAGCAGGGCACCGCATCCAGCGCGCCCGGCAAAGCATTAAAGGCTGCAGGTTATCAGCAGGTTTATCGCCTCACAGGCGGTATGTTAGAGTGGAAGGGGCAGAATCTGCCTTTAGTAAAGGCGTAG
- a CDS encoding S41 family peptidase, producing the protein MPLFQHLIKTAALSAVLLSTPLALADDTTSTEPTPPPAQLPLEELRIFADVFNQIRQAYVEEVDDKTLLENAVKGMLTGLDPHSAYLDAKTFDDIKESTSGEFGGLGIEVGMENGFVKVISPIDDTPASKAGVESGDLIIQIDDKPIKGLSLDDAVKLMRGAKGSKITLTIVREGNDKPFDLVLTRAIIKVTAVRSKMLAPDYGYLRIAQFQGATGDNTTKEVKKLIAENQQPLKGLVIDLRNNPGGVLQASVKVVDNFINSGLIVYTEGRLQNSETRYSATEGDILNGAPIVVLINGGSASASEIVAGALQDHRRAVVIGTDSFGKGSVQTIVPLTEDKAIKLTTALYFTPDGRSIQAQGINPDIEVQRVKIEAIDDRRRITEADLQGHLNNGNGGDESNSAERERRKANQLIKDDNQLFEALNLLKGINILKPAAPVAETDKAA; encoded by the coding sequence ATGCCGCTGTTTCAACACCTGATCAAAACCGCCGCACTGTCTGCCGTTTTACTGTCGACACCACTGGCTCTGGCCGATGACACCACCAGCACTGAGCCCACGCCACCGCCGGCGCAATTACCGCTGGAAGAGTTGCGCATTTTTGCCGATGTCTTTAATCAGATTCGCCAGGCCTATGTCGAAGAAGTCGACGATAAAACGCTACTTGAAAACGCCGTCAAAGGCATGTTAACCGGACTCGATCCACACTCAGCTTATCTTGACGCCAAGACCTTCGACGATATCAAAGAGAGCACCAGTGGCGAATTCGGCGGCCTCGGTATTGAAGTAGGCATGGAAAACGGCTTTGTTAAAGTCATCTCCCCCATTGATGACACCCCCGCCTCCAAGGCCGGTGTCGAGTCCGGCGATCTTATTATCCAAATCGACGACAAGCCTATTAAAGGGTTGAGCCTCGATGACGCGGTCAAACTGATGCGGGGCGCCAAGGGCAGCAAAATCACTCTCACCATCGTCCGCGAGGGCAACGACAAGCCCTTCGATCTGGTGTTAACCCGGGCTATTATCAAGGTAACCGCGGTGCGCAGCAAAATGCTGGCGCCAGATTATGGCTATCTGCGCATCGCCCAATTCCAAGGCGCCACTGGTGACAACACCACCAAAGAAGTGAAAAAACTCATCGCCGAAAACCAGCAACCGCTAAAAGGTCTGGTCATTGATTTACGCAACAACCCCGGCGGGGTTTTACAAGCCTCGGTCAAAGTCGTCGACAACTTCATTAACAGCGGCTTGATTGTCTATACCGAGGGTCGCCTGCAAAACAGCGAAACCCGCTACAGCGCCACCGAGGGTGACATTCTCAATGGCGCGCCGATTGTCGTGCTGATCAATGGCGGCTCAGCCTCGGCCTCTGAAATCGTAGCCGGCGCCCTGCAGGATCATCGCCGTGCCGTAGTCATCGGCACCGACAGTTTTGGCAAGGGCTCGGTACAAACCATCGTACCGCTGACCGAAGACAAGGCCATCAAGCTCACCACAGCACTCTACTTCACCCCCGATGGTCGCTCGATTCAAGCCCAGGGCATCAACCCCGATATCGAAGTGCAGCGGGTTAAGATTGAGGCCATTGATGACCGCCGTAGAATTACCGAGGCCGATTTACAGGGCCACCTCAACAACGGCAACGGTGGCGATGAAAGCAATTCGGCTGAGCGTGAAAGACGCAAGGCTAATCAGTTAATTAAAGATGACAATCAATTGTTTGAAGCATTGAACCTGCTTAAAGGCATCAATATTTTAAAGCCGGCCGCGCCGGTTGCAGAGACCGACAAAGCGGCCTAA
- the nudE gene encoding ADP compounds hydrolase NudE codes for MSEQQPPKIIDQQWLTHSKLFHVEQLDLAFSNGEQRRYERLNPGRHAGVMVLPILDNHSLILIKEFGAGIDQYYLSFPKGAVDSGEDILDAGLRELQEEAGFAAKRLTPLKQISLSPSYMGNQMQYIVAEDLYPSALPGDEPEPLEVIHWPLSEIDQLALHPQFIESYGLAGLALLRAHLSAGKK; via the coding sequence ATGAGCGAGCAGCAGCCCCCCAAAATCATCGATCAACAATGGCTTACTCACAGCAAGCTGTTTCATGTTGAGCAATTAGACCTGGCGTTTAGTAACGGCGAGCAACGGCGCTATGAACGGCTCAACCCAGGCCGCCATGCCGGGGTGATGGTGCTGCCTATTCTCGACAACCATTCACTGATATTGATCAAAGAGTTTGGCGCCGGTATCGACCAATATTACCTGTCCTTCCCCAAGGGCGCCGTCGATTCAGGCGAAGATATCCTCGACGCCGGCCTGAGAGAGCTGCAAGAGGAGGCGGGCTTTGCTGCCAAACGCTTAACACCCTTGAAGCAAATCTCGTTATCGCCATCCTATATGGGCAATCAGATGCAGTACATTGTCGCCGAGGACCTCTACCCCAGCGCATTGCCTGGCGACGAGCCAGAGCCTTTAGAGGTAATTCACTGGCCGCTGAGTGAGATTGACCAGCTCGCGCTACACCCGCAATTTATTGAATCCTATGGCTTGGCAGGGTTGGCGCTACTACGCGCACATCTATCGGCAGGTAAAAAATAG